Within the Enoplosus armatus isolate fEnoArm2 chromosome 9, fEnoArm2.hap1, whole genome shotgun sequence genome, the region TATTAGAGGCCAGTGCACCTTGTACACAGTAAATCACAATATTATGCTTACCATGGGGATCATTTGGCAAGACCTGATGCAGTCTCTCATTCCCATCATGCTCATGTAGTCGGCGTACTCGCCCCTCCTCATGAAGACCTGGTTGCCCATGTAGTTGGGGCGGTCGTAGACCATGAAGCAGCCGCTCTCCACCCTGCAGGAGTGGCACCTGTTCAGGTGGGAGGTCATGTCAGAGCAGTCGCTCATGCACTCATAGGAGCGACCCTGGAAGTTCTTCTCCTCGTAGAAGATGATCTGTGAAAAGTGAATTGTAACGCTTAGGGAAAAAGAAAGGTTTTGTGATCTCAACAGTCATTTCTActctttctttttacaaaattattttttgaaAGTACCTTTCCCCTCATGTTCATGCCGGAGTTGCTCATGTTGGCTGCtgatgtgttgttgctgttgctccTGAGCTGCCTTCCAACCTGGTTTAACCCTTTCCTTTTATACCTGGCCAGGCGTAAACGAATCAGTGGCCCCCCCTCAGATCACTTACTCAGCAGCATCCTATTGAAGCCTATAGAATGCAGAGGTAATGTCCACTTTTTTCCAGAGACTGGGTACCTCACCGTTTTTAGAAAGGCCTTTTCTCTCATTACAGAAAGCATTCCCAacagtgtgtgtcacatgtgAATAGGCTGGCCTGTGAGACTattgaaaactgtgtgtgtgtgacctgtaCGGTGCAtatttttgtctgcatttgggtaTTTGAGCTTTGCTCTATTCAGCAAATTGATAGTAGTGACAATTTGGGTTCCACACATGAAATACAGcatctttttgttctttaatgAGAAAGTCAGAGGCAGAACAAATACTTTGGacttttatgtacattttgagaAGTCTAATTGTAGTGTAGTGTTGTGCCTTTGTCTTTTGGGTTTAACAGGTTTCTAACAGTAATATCTATTCACTTTGCATGGGTAAAAGCAAATCATTCTTTTCAGACCACAAAGACTGATACTAACAATGATAACAGTCCTAACAGTGAAGGCCAGTAGTTTCCAGCTAtctgattgatttattttcctcattttctcttcctcaaTATTTCTGCTGAGTCACTGCTCCACACCGCTGCCACGCTCCCAAACTCTCCTTCTGAccatctttgtctttgtctagACTCTGTTTTCCCACTCCACataaaatgtctgtctcttctcAATCTCTTTCTCTACTCTCTCTTGTCTCCAaggctttctgtctcttttatgaatctccccttctcctctcgCCTCTGCTACCTCAACCTcagatgtctctctctttgtcaggACTTCAATATCATACtccactgttttcatttttttcttttttaacattgTTCTCACTGGCTAATGGAGATTTGGTGACTGATAATCCAGCTCATAAAATGATACATTAGCTTTGGCCTCGGAGAGTCTGGCCGGTGGAGACCGGAAGGAAAAGCGGTTTTAAATGGACTGCTGTAGATTACATCGATGAGATTGCTTCTAATCCTGCTGGAGTTCTGTTGTAGCAGGCCTTGTGTTTCACATAATTAGCTTTAGAGGGAAAGGCCTGTGATTCCTAGCCTGTgacagggatttttttttaagcttggATGAGATGACGGGCAGTTTTAAtctttgtaaaatatatatttctaactatttatgttgtattgtttgtgtatttaccaagttgcctttttcttttctttccagttGTTCAAGAATAAAGTACTGGAGCTGGGAGAGAAGCTGCTGCCTGCCTTCAACACGCCAACGGGAATCCCCCGAGGAGTCATCAACCTCGGGAGGTGAGTCTCAGCAGCAGCCTTCACCTCCAACTGTCCTCCATCCCTGATAAAAGACCTTATCCAGTTATCATGCTGGCTGGCATTAATCAGCGCTCCTGCGGTTTGTTCATCTCGGCGACCAGAGGCAGAGgttgatttaaaaatgtgaggCGACATGCAAGTTGTCGACAAATAGGAAATATGCTAATATTGTATTGAACCCTCCTCTAATCCACAGTGACACAACACTGAATTTCAACTTCCAATTACTGCGATGCCTCCGGACCAGCTCGGcacattcaaataaactttCTAAATGTTCTACCAGAAATATGAAAGCAGATCCAAATCTGTAATTTATGTAGTAACAGTATTCAGGTCTGTATGAATTTGCAGAAACGGCtaataaaaaagtgaataataaaaaaagtgaatttcaaaaaaatgatcaaatcaaaCGGACCCACAGTCACTGTTTAACAGTGGAGCAGCTGCGGGCTGAGATGTACAATGACGATGACATTTGGATAAGAATTAATCTGTGTTCATAAACACTTTGGAAGATCATATGAAtaatatttgcatgtttttaaatgagttgtgttgatttttaatCTGTTCCAAACCATTACCTTTCTAATCTAAAATCTTTATTGACACGATCTTGTTAATGCCACAGTCACACAAGacaacttttcattttcagagcAATTTCACAATGAATTTCgagttctctgtgtgtgttttggatttcGGTTCGACCCTTTTTGAGCAGGAGTGGGGATAACAAATGTGCCTCTTGTTTTTGGATCTAACAATTTTATAGTGAGACTGAAATAAGATTTGGCAAAAAttacagggggaaaaaatctgaTGAGTGCCAATAACAGCACTGTGTCCTTGACTGTGACAGTCAAATTATCATCGCTAGCCTACATACACATAGCCTGACTTAACCTCTGTTTTGCCTTATCAGCACACAGTACAATGCTTGAACaccagggaaaaaaatattattattagggTGATGAAGTTTCCTGTGAGACTGGATCCAAAATATTACATATAGCCATGTTTGATTGTTAGAAGTTATTTAGCCAAATTGTAACTGTAAAACTacttttatgtctgtttttaagaTTTCCTACAGtatatcctcctcttcctctcactttctAATTATATCTTATAAATACTTCCTGGCACCTCTGTCATCCACCTGCATCCAATTAACCCAGCAACCAAGCAGGACAGCTGCTGGCAGATTTAATTACCTTATTCTACAGTTAATTCCTGCTGCATCACCAACATGCCTCTGTGATACAGATGGGCAGGAGGAACCAGGCTGCCCATAGTGTGGTCATGTGGGGTGAATGGAGGCACACAAACAAGTGGATCCACactatgcacaaacacaaacaccactttAGAAGAGAACACATGCGGTgtgtaacataacataaacaggCAGTCAGCACTCTGCACACAGGGGAGTTCAGTTCTGCTGTACAGCCTGTGGCTCTGATAATGTGTGGAAAGTCTTTTCTTATATGTTATAAGTGAATTGCTGTTGTGCATTACTTTGTGTTATGCCTTTgctttatgtttacatttatgtttttgtgacCTGCCAAACGTCAGATGTCACCACACCCCAGAAACAGAATAAGCGATAAGTTGATAGACAGAAATGTATCATTTTAGTAATTTTTTCcatcaaaaatgccaaatattctctagTTCCTGCCTCCAAATTATGAGGATTTCCTGGTTGTATTTGTCTGACaggacagtaaactgaatatcttaaggttttggactgttggttagacaaaacaagccatttgacaGTGAAATCAAAAGACCTATCTAGAAAATAATCAGTTGcttaatcgataatgaaaatatttgttagctaactgctattttttttttgggggggggggggggggggggggttaaatgacatttttcacatccagcttcttcatttgttttacactCCTACACTTTACCAGCACTCAGCAAATAAACAGTTTATACTGTGAcaacatttatgtttattatgaTACACAGTCActtacaaataaacattataaaatacaattaaggTAATGTTAGCGTTGACTTGAAACCTAAATGAAACATAGATATAGATTTTATCAACATTCATAGATGAAATATGACTTTTAATACACATATTGAGAGGTCCTACAGTTTtactgacgtgtgtgtgttcatagtcAACCTCCAAGACGAGAATTATTTTAGCTGTTCcgttaaaatgcacaaaattgCCAATTTCCCCAACACATTATGCATGACGTGATATTGATTTAgcttttttcatcattttctacGCCGGATTATATTTGTGATAGCAGTGGAAGAGTGTGAGGTGTGTTTGTTAAAGGGGGTGAAAAGATTAATGGATGAGTGCCAGTGTTGTTGCTTACCAGGCCGCAGTAATGTGGATatacccctccctcccctctccaaacacacacaaacacgccacTCTGCACCTCCGCTTTGATTCTTAGATTGATTCTTCTTTAAGGAGGAATCAGCTGTGACTCGAGCCAGAGCTACTAATGATGTAGCCCCCAAACTTTTAATGGATGCATTCATCAGAGTGGCAAACTCTTTGATTCCTCTCTGCCCTCACACACCAGCCCCCTCCcaccattttctctccctccatcttcttccCTTCTTGcaaattcagttcaattcattACCGGATGTCTGATCTTCTCTAGCGTCTATTAGAGGGTATGTAAAGTCCTTTTAGTAGTAAATTCTGCCTCATAGGGCTGCATTCAAGCAACGTGTCTGAACCCACACATttactgagcatgtgcagaaaGATATTACCCACACTGACTTCAGGAATTAAAACTGAAGGGTGCCATGTGTTTCGGACCTTGATGTTCATAGTTTCTAGGTAACTTTTTAAAGCATAAATTACAGagtgaaaacacatcatttgGCTGCATTGGTGAGTTTCACTATACACAAACATCAGTCACAACAGGCAACAATACATTTACTTAATGGTAGATGATGATAGAAAGGGCATGCCATAGACGTCTAATGAGACAGAAGTCTAATTTGCctaatattttgtcattaatgttTATGGTACGCCAGATGTACGACAGCTTCTAAGTTAGCTTTATATATTTGAACTAATCAGATCAAAACATCCGCACACTCGGCTCCAATGCAGAGACTTCTCACTCAGCATTTCATCCAGAGACACAACAAAAAGTGCACCTGTCATACAAAACATGCAGCTCAAAGTGCTGTACATTTAAAGAGGaatcaaaacaggaaacacaatttaaattaaaaagaaagcagGTAAAGATAACGTGCTTAGTGTTGCAGAGAAAGCAAACCGTTTAAAAGACAGACTTTTTAAAGGCATAaaaggtcatttaaaaaaagcatgtggGACTCCATGTGAAGCACGCACATCGTAAGAAGTGGCGCTAGAGAAAGGCCAGGTTAAagacatgtatttttttaagtggtgtttaaaaatgtccacagaGCCTGCCTCTCTAACATCTCTGGGTAGACTCTTCCACACTTTGGGAGCTTACCTGAAAAAAACTGCATCTCTAGTTTTCTTTTTGGTGAAGTTTTGAGGAACTATAAAACCTGTTGCGTGAACTTAGTTAGTAACTTAATTAAATTTATGCAGTGTTTGATTGTGCTGCAACTgaagattattt harbors:
- the LOC139290813 gene encoding gamma-crystallin M3-like, whose product is MSNSGMNMRGKIIFYEEKNFQGRSYECMSDCSDMTSHLNRCHSCRVESGCFMVYDRPNYMGNQVFMRRGEYADYMSMMGMRDCIRSCQMIPMHRGQFRMRIYERENFDGQMNELMDDCDNIMDRHRMSNCMSCNVMDGNWLMYEQPQYRGRMMYLRPGEYRSFRDMGMSGMRFMSMRRIMDSCY